A region of bacterium DNA encodes the following proteins:
- a CDS encoding Ig-like domain-containing protein: protein MNRRSMAAAVLLAAALPLLAAGCGGKNANGGGTQPDTTPPSVLTVAPADQETGVPVSAAIVVTFSEPIDPDSATPATISVLGVSGSVSASGSTATFTPTGLLPADADVVVQVSVGVRDLAGNNLVSGWNGGFRTAGQPVANAGGDVVATRGAPTTLDGRGSAPLGGGPLTYAWSQVEGAYVGNLTGVLPSFVAPDENTTLLFELVVSENGSPSAPDTVAVVVTDNATGAFFVTADGGASDSGRIGNPTNNLQAAIDAAAAIGGGTVHVAAGTWSGRFTLADGVDLHGGYDAATWLRDPAVHVSLITGSDLPLSGNQVSDVTVDGFEIAATDAAPNASSIGVRLDNATGIVLSHNRISAGRGGNGSNGTGGTVGGPGNTGSGGDDEGGCIPARAGGSGANGGTDRAGGRGGNGGFYGGADGSGGDGPAGGGGGGGGTYNTGSRGTDGGPGGPGGHGAGGIDFGLLTAASYANAGNRGDTGATGAPGGGGGGGGGGGGNAISACGGGGGGGGGGGVGGRGGLGGYGGGASIAVLISRNSAVEIIDCELQAGDGGNGGYGGVGGNGGGGGNGGSGGDGYNGLVDVGGGGDGGKGGTGGKGGYGGGGGGGPSLGVLQSSSSTVNLSLDTTIALGQPGQGGIRPDSNGNNGAGGIAAEVKVVVDTAEPTL, encoded by the coding sequence TTGAACAGACGATCGATGGCGGCGGCGGTCCTTCTAGCGGCAGCACTCCCATTACTGGCCGCCGGCTGCGGCGGCAAGAACGCCAACGGCGGCGGCACCCAGCCGGACACGACCCCGCCGTCGGTTCTCACCGTGGCCCCGGCCGACCAGGAAACCGGCGTCCCGGTGAGCGCGGCCATCGTGGTCACATTCTCCGAACCCATCGACCCGGACAGCGCCACGCCCGCCACCATCTCGGTGCTGGGTGTCTCGGGTTCGGTCAGCGCCTCGGGCAGCACGGCGACGTTCACGCCCACGGGATTGCTCCCGGCCGACGCGGATGTCGTGGTGCAGGTCAGCGTGGGCGTGCGCGACCTGGCCGGCAACAACCTGGTGAGCGGATGGAACGGCGGCTTCCGCACCGCCGGCCAGCCAGTAGCCAATGCGGGCGGCGACGTGGTCGCCACGCGGGGTGCGCCAACCACACTCGACGGACGCGGCAGCGCCCCGCTCGGCGGCGGCCCGCTGACCTACGCCTGGTCGCAGGTCGAAGGTGCGTACGTCGGCAACCTGACCGGTGTGCTGCCGTCGTTCGTCGCGCCGGACGAGAACACGACGCTGTTGTTCGAGCTGGTCGTCAGCGAGAACGGCTCGCCCAGCGCGCCGGACACGGTCGCAGTCGTCGTGACCGATAATGCCACCGGTGCGTTCTTCGTGACTGCCGACGGCGGTGCTTCGGACTCGGGCCGCATCGGCAATCCCACGAACAACCTGCAGGCGGCCATCGACGCGGCTGCAGCGATCGGCGGCGGCACGGTGCACGTGGCCGCCGGCACCTGGAGCGGACGGTTCACGCTGGCCGACGGTGTCGACCTGCACGGCGGCTACGACGCAGCCACGTGGCTGCGCGATCCGGCGGTGCATGTGAGCCTGATCACGGGCAGTGACCTGCCGTTGTCCGGCAACCAGGTCAGCGACGTAACCGTCGACGGCTTCGAGATCGCAGCGACCGACGCCGCGCCGAACGCCAGCTCGATCGGCGTGCGGCTGGACAATGCGACCGGCATCGTGCTCAGCCACAACCGCATCAGCGCCGGCCGCGGCGGCAACGGCAGCAACGGCACGGGCGGCACGGTCGGCGGCCCGGGCAACACCGGCAGTGGGGGCGATGACGAGGGCGGCTGCATCCCCGCGCGCGCGGGCGGCAGCGGCGCCAACGGCGGCACGGACCGGGCCGGCGGCAGGGGCGGCAATGGCGGCTTCTACGGCGGCGCCGACGGCAGCGGCGGTGACGGACCGGCCGGCGGCGGCGGCGGCGGTGGCGGCACCTACAACACCGGTTCCCGCGGCACCGACGGCGGACCGGGAGGACCGGGCGGCCACGGCGCGGGCGGCATCGATTTCGGCCTGCTCACGGCCGCCTCCTATGCCAACGCCGGCAATCGCGGTGATACCGGCGCGACCGGTGCGCCGGGCGGCGGCGGTGGCGGTGGCGGTGGCGGCGGCGGCAACGCGATCAGCGCCTGTGGCGGCGGTGGTGGTGGCGGCGGCGGCGGCGGCGTCGGCGGCAGGGGCGGCCTGGGCGGCTATGGCGGCGGCGCCTCGATCGCGGTCCTGATCAGCCGGAACAGTGCGGTCGAGATCATCGACTGCGAACTGCAGGCCGGCGACGGCGGCAACGGCGGTTACGGCGGCGTGGGCGGCAACGGTGGCGGCGGCGGCAACGGTGGCAGCGGCGGCGACGGCTACAACGGCCTGGTCGACGTCGGCGGCGGCGGCGACGGCGGCAAGGGCGGCACCGGTGGCAAGGGCGGCTATGGCGGCGGCGGCGGCGGTGGACCGAGCCTCGGCGTGCTGCAGTCGTCGTCGAGCACGGTCAACCTCTCGCTCGACACCACCATCGCCCTGGGCCAGCCCGGACAGGGCGGCATCCGGCCCGACAGCAACGGCAACAACGGTGCCGGCGGCATCGCCGCCGAGGTCAAGGTCGTGGTCGACACCGCGGAACCGACCCTGTGA
- a CDS encoding propionyl-CoA synthetase gives MRYQDVHELSVSNPRFFWRQKMNLIKWFEEPREILTRDSSGLYRWFQGGVLNTCYLALDYHVDHGRGRQIALYYDSASAHLKRSYTYRELRDEVAKFAGVLKAQGVEKGDRVIIYMPMVPEAVISMLACARLGAVHSVVFGGFAPHELAVRIDDARPKLLITASCGLEFTRVVEYKPLVDAALEEAQFPPAKVIVFPRPHAQATMIEGRDLDWHDLMHHAQPADCVPVQSTDPLYILYTSGTTGKPKGVVRDNGGHAVALKYSMKTVYNTNPGEVFWAASDVGWVVGHSYIVYGPLINGCTTVLFEGKPVRTPDAGAFWRVIQDYGVSAFFTAPTAFRAIKKEDPDAHLRRQYDISTLRTLYLAGERLDPPTHEWLNQVLDVPIVDHWWQTETGWPIVANPMGLDPHRVKVGSATFAVPGFKVEVLDDAGVPVAPNETGNICLKLPLPPGCLPTLWNDEEGFRNSYLKSFEGYYHTADGGYLDEDGYLFVMGRTDDVINVAGHRLSTGEMEEIIGAHAAVAECAVVGIDDELKGQVPIGLVVLKDGVAATESVVEEELVTLIRSEIGAVAAFRKAIVVPRLPKTRSGKILRKTIRRLAVEEQIVTPPTIDDPAIIAEIRAALRKHRVGQYARLPLGDEDAEGM, from the coding sequence ATGCGCTACCAGGACGTCCACGAGCTCTCGGTGTCGAACCCGCGCTTCTTCTGGCGCCAGAAGATGAACCTCATCAAGTGGTTCGAGGAGCCGCGGGAAATCCTCACGCGCGACAGCAGCGGCCTGTATCGCTGGTTCCAGGGCGGCGTGCTGAACACCTGCTACCTGGCGCTCGACTACCATGTCGACCACGGGCGCGGCCGGCAGATCGCGCTCTACTACGACTCGGCCTCGGCCCACCTCAAGCGCAGCTATACATATAGAGAGCTGCGCGACGAGGTCGCGAAGTTCGCCGGTGTGCTGAAGGCGCAGGGCGTGGAGAAGGGCGACCGCGTCATCATCTACATGCCGATGGTGCCGGAAGCGGTGATCTCGATGCTGGCCTGCGCGCGGCTGGGCGCGGTGCACTCGGTGGTGTTCGGCGGATTCGCGCCGCACGAGCTGGCGGTGCGCATCGACGATGCGCGGCCGAAGCTGCTGATCACGGCCAGCTGCGGGCTCGAGTTCACGCGCGTAGTGGAGTACAAACCGCTGGTCGATGCCGCGCTCGAAGAGGCGCAGTTCCCGCCGGCGAAGGTCATCGTCTTTCCGCGTCCGCACGCGCAGGCGACGATGATCGAAGGCCGCGACCTGGACTGGCACGACCTGATGCACCATGCGCAGCCCGCCGACTGCGTGCCCGTGCAGTCCACCGATCCCCTCTACATCCTCTACACCAGCGGCACCACCGGCAAGCCGAAGGGCGTGGTACGCGACAACGGCGGCCACGCCGTGGCGCTGAAGTACTCGATGAAGACCGTGTACAACACGAATCCGGGCGAGGTGTTCTGGGCGGCGTCGGACGTGGGTTGGGTGGTCGGGCACTCGTATATCGTGTACGGGCCGCTGATCAACGGCTGCACGACGGTGCTCTTCGAGGGCAAGCCGGTGCGCACGCCGGACGCGGGCGCGTTCTGGCGCGTGATCCAGGACTACGGCGTGAGCGCCTTCTTCACGGCGCCGACCGCGTTCCGCGCCATCAAGAAGGAAGACCCCGACGCGCACCTGCGGCGGCAGTACGACATCTCCACATTGCGCACGCTGTACCTGGCCGGCGAGCGGCTCGACCCGCCCACGCACGAGTGGCTCAATCAGGTACTCGATGTGCCCATCGTCGACCACTGGTGGCAGACCGAGACGGGCTGGCCCATCGTCGCCAACCCGATGGGCCTGGACCCGCACCGGGTGAAGGTGGGCTCGGCCACGTTCGCGGTGCCGGGATTCAAGGTCGAGGTGCTCGACGACGCGGGCGTGCCCGTGGCGCCGAACGAGACCGGGAACATCTGCCTGAAGCTGCCGCTGCCGCCCGGTTGCCTGCCCACGCTGTGGAACGATGAAGAGGGCTTCCGCAACAGCTACCTGAAGTCGTTCGAGGGCTACTACCACACCGCCGACGGCGGCTACCTCGACGAGGACGGCTACCTGTTCGTGATGGGCCGCACCGACGACGTGATAAACGTCGCGGGGCATCGCCTGTCGACGGGCGAGATGGAGGAGATCATCGGCGCGCACGCGGCGGTGGCCGAGTGTGCGGTCGTGGGCATCGACGACGAGTTGAAGGGCCAGGTGCCGATCGGCCTGGTGGTGCTGAAGGACGGCGTGGCGGCCACCGAGTCCGTGGTCGAGGAGGAACTGGTCACACTGATCCGCTCGGAGATCGGCGCCGTGGCCGCCTTCCGCAAGGCCATCGTGGTGCCGCGGCTGCCCAAGACGCGCTCGGGCAAGATCCTGCGCAAGACCATCCGGCGGCTGGCGGTCGAGGAGCAGATCGTCACGCCGCCCACGATCGACGACCCGGCGATCATCGCCGAGATCCGCGCCGCGCTGCGCAAGCATCGCGTGGGGCAGTACGCGCGGCTGCCGCTGGGGGATGAGGACGCCGAAGGCATGTAG
- a CDS encoding DUF4212 domain-containing protein has translation MSKAKDYWKANLRLVAMCIAIWFVVSFVFGILLAEQLNSVRLGGYKLGFWFAQQGSMYIFVALIFFYAHRMNILDRKFGVRED, from the coding sequence ATGAGCAAAGCCAAGGATTACTGGAAGGCGAACCTGAGGCTGGTGGCGATGTGCATCGCCATCTGGTTCGTGGTGTCGTTCGTGTTCGGCATCCTGCTTGCCGAGCAACTCAACTCCGTCCGCCTGGGCGGCTACAAGCTGGGCTTCTGGTTCGCCCAGCAGGGCTCCATGTACATCTTCGTGGCGTTGATCTTCTTCTACGCGCACCGCATGAACATCCTCGACCGCAAGTTCGGCGTGCGTGAGGACTGA
- a CDS encoding cation acetate symporter has protein sequence MDLKTTTFIVVGLSFAVYLYIAARTRAKSTKEFYVAGGGVHPILNGMATGADWMSAASFISMAGIISFSGFGASAYLMGWTGGYVLLAMLLAPYLRKYGKFTVPEFIGDRFYSKTARGVAVLCLIVASLTYVIGQMKGVGVAFSRFLEVPYNTGVYVGMGIVFVYAVLGGMKGITYTQIAQYIVLIFAYTVPAIFISMQLTGNPIPQLGLGGSLADGSGYLLDKLDLICKDLGFAQYTTQRGSLINMFLLTMTLMIGTAGLPHVITRFFTVPRVRDARSSAGWALVFIAILYTTAPAVAAMARINLMHTIQTGPVGAADANLEYAKAPSWFKNWEKTGLLKFDDKNKDGRIQYYGKGLDAKAAEFGWQGNELVKVDNDIMVLANPEIARLPNWVIALVAAGGIAAALSTAAGLLLAMSSAVSHDLLKGMFMPNITEKSELMAGRIAMAGAILVAGFLGLNPPGFAAQVVALAFGLAASSIFPAIMMGIFNKRMNKQGAIAGMLVGLVATLVYIFWFKGWFFIKGTNMAPDDAKHWLFGISPGSFGAVAALLNFFVAWVVSKMTPPPPDHIQHLVEDIRVPQGAKGAMGGH, from the coding sequence ATGGACCTGAAGACGACGACCTTCATCGTGGTCGGCCTCTCGTTCGCGGTGTACCTGTACATCGCGGCGCGCACGCGCGCCAAGTCGACCAAGGAATTCTACGTCGCCGGCGGCGGCGTGCATCCCATCCTCAACGGCATGGCCACCGGCGCGGACTGGATGTCTGCCGCGTCGTTCATCTCGATGGCCGGCATCATCTCGTTCAGCGGTTTCGGCGCCTCGGCCTACCTGATGGGCTGGACGGGCGGCTACGTGCTGCTGGCGATGCTGCTGGCCCCGTACCTGCGCAAGTACGGCAAGTTCACGGTGCCGGAGTTCATCGGCGACCGCTTCTACTCCAAGACGGCGCGCGGCGTGGCCGTCCTCTGCCTGATCGTGGCCTCGCTGACCTACGTGATCGGCCAGATGAAGGGCGTGGGCGTCGCCTTCTCGCGCTTCCTGGAAGTGCCCTACAACACGGGTGTGTACGTGGGCATGGGCATCGTGTTCGTCTATGCGGTGCTCGGCGGCATGAAGGGCATCACTTACACGCAGATCGCCCAGTACATCGTGCTCATCTTCGCCTACACGGTGCCCGCCATCTTCATCTCCATGCAGCTGACCGGCAACCCGATCCCGCAGTTGGGGCTGGGCGGTTCGCTGGCGGACGGCAGCGGCTACCTGCTCGACAAGCTCGACCTGATCTGCAAGGACCTGGGCTTTGCCCAGTACACGACACAACGCGGGTCACTCATCAACATGTTCCTGTTGACGATGACGCTGATGATCGGCACGGCGGGCCTGCCGCACGTGATCACGCGCTTCTTCACGGTGCCGAGGGTGCGCGACGCGCGTTCGTCGGCCGGCTGGGCGCTTGTCTTCATCGCCATCCTCTACACCACGGCCCCGGCCGTGGCGGCGATGGCGCGCATCAACCTGATGCACACCATCCAGACCGGTCCGGTGGGCGCCGCCGACGCCAACCTGGAGTACGCAAAGGCCCCGAGCTGGTTCAAGAACTGGGAAAAGACGGGTCTGCTGAAGTTCGACGACAAGAACAAGGACGGCCGCATCCAGTACTACGGCAAGGGCCTGGACGCCAAGGCCGCGGAGTTCGGCTGGCAGGGCAACGAGCTGGTCAAGGTCGACAACGACATCATGGTGCTGGCCAACCCCGAGATCGCCCGGCTGCCGAACTGGGTCATCGCCCTGGTGGCGGCCGGCGGCATCGCGGCGGCCCTCTCGACGGCGGCCGGCCTGCTGCTGGCCATGTCGTCGGCCGTGTCGCATGACCTGCTGAAGGGCATGTTCATGCCGAACATCACCGAGAAGAGCGAGCTGATGGCCGGACGCATCGCGATGGCCGGCGCCATCCTCGTGGCGGGGTTCCTGGGGCTGAATCCGCCTGGATTTGCCGCGCAGGTGGTGGCCCTGGCGTTCGGGTTGGCGGCCTCGTCCATCTTCCCGGCCATCATGATGGGCATCTTCAACAAGCGCATGAACAAGCAGGGCGCGATCGCCGGCATGCTGGTCGGCCTGGTCGCCACGCTGGTCTACATCTTCTGGTTCAAGGGCTGGTTCTTCATCAAGGGCACGAACATGGCGCCCGATGACGCGAAGCACTGGCTGTTCGGCATCTCGCCGGGCTCGTTCGGGGCCGTGGCGGCCTTGCTGAACTTCTTCGTGGCCTGGGTCGTGTCGAAGATGACGCCGCCGCCGCCCGACCACATCCAGCACCTGGTCGAGGACATCCGCGTGCCGCAGGGCGCGAAGGGGGCGATGGGCGGGCACTAG
- a CDS encoding AAA family ATPase, whose translation MTNLTQRQLPTPREIVAHLDLFVFGQELAKRDLAVAFYNHYLGIGYHDHHPVAAAAAPTRSQAGAPFGKQHILLMGPTGSGKTYLIRLIAEFLGVPWTFIAATSLVQTGYVGTRIENAIGTLYQSTNRDRRATERGVILIDEVDKIASHGRTSGPDVSGEGVQQALLSVLDGRVVQVSSGGSSDFVMGEVDTSSILFVCAGAFVGLDEQARRRRRGEAGIGFGSANPVTGGGGRPRPAPLQSDALRPDDLPDTEDLVRFGFIPELIGRFATISATRALTVDDLVSVLETAEESALPRQRRLFEVHGIDLDFTSGALRAVAEEACALGTGARGLNRAVLRSLAEVDYRLPELAAEGVTRVTVTAASVRGGKSVDFQRSRSRPRAVRRPGVRAGRPGVPGDAAQPACRTVAEDLRAVALAVPESSPQEATGSSGSEAFTFTDARDLTPQQIRKRLDAVKKSLKFGKSMLTARKWWSAFEEGEPPAAARGAAHGRGTAHARLRAGRVFNAYLDANTDNIHSVLLFLDYRRSRDEWERKRKAPAA comes from the coding sequence ATGACAAACCTCACCCAGCGCCAGCTTCCGACCCCTCGTGAAATCGTTGCCCATCTCGATCTCTTCGTCTTCGGACAGGAACTTGCCAAGCGCGACCTCGCCGTCGCGTTCTACAACCACTACCTCGGCATCGGCTATCACGACCACCATCCCGTCGCGGCCGCCGCGGCGCCGACGCGCAGCCAGGCGGGTGCGCCGTTCGGCAAGCAGCACATCCTGCTCATGGGCCCCACGGGCTCGGGCAAGACGTACCTCATCCGCCTGATCGCCGAATTCCTGGGCGTGCCCTGGACGTTCATCGCGGCCACCTCGCTGGTGCAGACCGGCTATGTCGGCACGCGCATCGAAAACGCGATCGGCACGCTGTACCAGTCCACCAACCGCGACCGGCGCGCCACCGAACGCGGCGTCATCCTCATCGACGAAGTGGACAAGATCGCCTCGCACGGCCGCACCTCGGGGCCCGACGTGAGCGGCGAGGGCGTGCAACAGGCGCTGCTCTCGGTGCTCGACGGGCGGGTGGTGCAGGTGTCGAGCGGCGGCTCGTCGGACTTCGTGATGGGCGAGGTGGACACGTCGTCCATTCTCTTCGTCTGCGCGGGCGCCTTTGTCGGGCTGGATGAACAGGCCCGCCGCCGCCGGCGGGGCGAAGCGGGGATCGGCTTCGGTTCCGCGAACCCGGTGACGGGCGGCGGCGGACGGCCGCGGCCCGCGCCGCTGCAGTCCGACGCGCTCAGGCCCGACGATCTGCCCGACACCGAGGACCTGGTGCGGTTCGGGTTCATCCCCGAGCTGATCGGGCGCTTTGCCACCATCTCGGCCACGCGGGCCCTGACCGTCGACGACCTGGTCTCCGTGCTCGAGACCGCCGAGGAATCGGCGCTGCCGCGGCAGCGCCGGCTGTTCGAGGTGCACGGCATCGACCTCGACTTCACGTCGGGCGCCCTGCGCGCCGTGGCCGAGGAAGCCTGCGCCCTGGGCACCGGCGCGCGCGGGCTGAACCGCGCCGTGCTGCGCAGCCTGGCCGAGGTCGACTACCGGCTGCCCGAGCTGGCGGCCGAGGGCGTCACCCGCGTGACGGTCACGGCGGCCTCGGTGCGCGGCGGCAAGAGCGTGGACTTCCAGCGTTCGCGTTCGCGCCCCCGCGCGGTGCGGCGGCCGGGCGTCCGCGCCGGGCGCCCCGGGGTGCCCGGCGATGCCGCGCAACCGGCCTGTCGGACCGTGGCCGAAGACCTGCGCGCGGTGGCGCTGGCGGTGCCGGAGTCATCGCCGCAGGAGGCAACGGGCAGCAGCGGCAGCGAGGCCTTCACGTTCACGGACGCCCGCGACCTGACGCCGCAGCAGATCCGCAAGCGCCTCGATGCGGTGAAGAAGTCGCTGAAGTTCGGCAAGTCGATGCTGACCGCGCGCAAGTGGTGGTCGGCGTTCGAGGAGGGAGAACCGCCTGCGGCTGCACGTGGTGCTGCGCACGGCCGAGGAACTGCGCATGCGCGACTGCGGGCTGGACGAGTTTTCAACGCCTACCTGGACGCGAACACCGACAACATCCACAGCGTGCTGCTGTTCCTGGACTACCGGCGCAGCCGGGACGAGTGGGAGAGGAAGCGGAAGGCGCCGGCGGCGTAG